Proteins from one Pseudomonas grandcourensis genomic window:
- a CDS encoding MerR family transcriptional regulator, whose amino-acid sequence MLEPSHNDELPVIPGKRYFTIGEVSELCAVKPHVLRYWEQEFPQLNPVKRRGNRRYYQRQDVLMIRQIRALLYDQGFTIGGARLRLSGDEAKDDTTQYKQMIRQMIAELEDVLVVLKK is encoded by the coding sequence ATGCTGGAACCAAGTCATAACGACGAGCTCCCCGTCATCCCGGGCAAACGCTACTTCACCATTGGTGAAGTCAGCGAGCTGTGTGCGGTAAAACCGCACGTGCTGCGCTACTGGGAGCAGGAGTTTCCTCAACTCAACCCTGTCAAACGCCGCGGAAACCGCCGGTATTATCAGCGCCAGGACGTGCTGATGATCCGGCAGATCCGGGCGCTTCTTTATGATCAGGGGTTCACCATCGGCGGTGCGCGCCTGCGTTTGTCCGGTGATGAAGCCAAAGACGACACCACCCAATACAAGCAAATGATCCGCCAGATGATCGCCGAGCTCGAAGATGTTCTGGTGGTACTCAAGAAATAA
- the ihfA gene encoding integration host factor subunit alpha, whose protein sequence is MGALTKAEMAERLYEELGLNKREAKELVELFFEEIRHALEDNEQVKLSGFGNFDLRDKRQRPGRNPKTGEEIPITARRVVTFRPGQKLKARVEAYAGTKS, encoded by the coding sequence ATGGGGGCTCTGACGAAAGCTGAGATGGCGGAACGTCTGTATGAAGAGCTGGGCCTGAACAAACGGGAGGCCAAGGAATTGGTCGAACTGTTTTTTGAAGAAATCAGGCACGCTCTTGAAGACAACGAACAAGTCAAATTGTCCGGTTTCGGCAATTTCGACCTTCGGGACAAACGCCAGCGGCCTGGCCGCAATCCGAAAACGGGGGAAGAAATCCCGATCACGGCTCGCCGTGTGGTCACCTTTCGTCCAGGGCAGAAGTTGAAGGCCCGAGTTGAGGCTTATGCTGGAACCAAGTCATAA